In the genome of Bdellovibrionota bacterium, the window TGAACGGGCCCTTTGCCGGAACGATGGACGGCGACACAAAGAAAAAAGTTGTTCCCGAATTGATGCCGCGGGCGCTCTTTTGGTTTCGCTGGGGGGCGGCCTGGACCTGGATCACCGGAGTTCTTCTCCTCCTCTTGGTCTTTTATCACGGCGGAATTCTCTTCAACGACATGGGAAGCTTTGGTGCTCCGGCATTCGTGATGATCGCCGTAACGTTTTTGGGCGTATTCATCTACGACGCTCTCATGAAGTCGCCGCTGGGGAAAAACCCTAAGATAGTCGCCGTGGGTGGAGTCATCTTGGTCGGCGGCGTGATCTGCGCAATGGCCAACTGGGCCGATTTCAGCTACCGCGGATTCAATATCCACGTGGGATCGATGTTCGGGACGATGATGGCGTTCAACGTTTGGTTCCGGATCTGGCCCGCACAGCAGAAAATCATTACGGCCGTAAAGGGTGGGCAAGCGCCGGATGCGGCGTGGGTATCCTTGGCCGGAACACGTTCCCGACACAACACGTATCTTTCCGTGCCGCTGTTGTGGACGATGATCAATGCGCACACGAGCTATTTCGCCGGCGGAAATCTTGGAATTACAGATCGGTCGGCCGGCATCGTTATGCTCGCCGTGATTGCGCTCGGCTGGCACATCGTTTGGCTCTGCTACAAGAAAGCCGGAAAAGTTAAGGGCTTCTAGCTCGCACACCATATCGTCTGGGTGAAAAAGGTGGGATCGTTATGACCGAACCGACCGTCGAGGGATTGATCCGCTTGCTCGACCTTCGACCTCATCCTGAAGGGGGATATTTTGCGGAAACCTATCGCGCGAAGGGCGTGATACCCAAAAAAGGATTGCCCTCCGAATACGGGAGCGATCGAAATTATTCCACGGCGATTTATTACTTGCTCCCCCAGGGAAGCGTTTCGAAGCTCCATCGCCTTCGGACCGACGAGATCTTTCACTTCTACCTTGGTGGATCGATGAGCGTGGCGCAAATCCTTCCGGACGGGACGACGGAAACCGTGGCGCGCGACAGATCCGACGCTCCGGCCGATTCAGGAGGCGATCATCGCGTCTGTGGAGCAGTTTCTCAAAATTGAACG includes:
- a CDS encoding urate hydroxylase PuuD, coding for MALLESLFRWLHVFAGIVWIGHLYFFNFVNGPFAGTMDGDTKKKVVPELMPRALFWFRWGAAWTWITGVLLLLLVFYHGGILFNDMGSFGAPAFVMIAVTFLGVFIYDALMKSPLGKNPKIVAVGGVILVGGVICAMANWADFSYRGFNIHVGSMFGTMMAFNVWFRIWPAQQKIITAVKGGQAPDAAWVSLAGTRSRHNTYLSVPLLWTMINAHTSYFAGGNLGITDRSAGIVMLAVIALGWHIVWLCYKKAGKVKGF
- a CDS encoding cupin domain-containing protein, with protein sequence MTEPTVEGLIRLLDLRPHPEGGYFAETYRAKGVIPKKGLPSEYGSDRNYSTAIYYLLPQGSVSKLHRLRTDEIFHFYLGGSMSVAQILPDGTTETVARDRSDAPADSGGDHRVCGAVSQN